The following is a genomic window from Dermacentor variabilis isolate Ectoservices chromosome 11, ASM5094787v1, whole genome shotgun sequence.
TATTTCAGGAACATCTCTGCATTCGATGAGTAATCTTACGAGAATAAAGACGATGCTTCGCTTACGGGGCTTAGGTGGGCTTGTAGTTTTAGTTCATCGTCTGTGTTTCCAAGCGAACTTGCAGTCCGTGTGGAAAAGAGAAGGCACAAAGTGGCAACGATGGTGAAGGTACCCATCTCGACTGCCAGCAGCTCGCGTGATGAAGCACCAGTGACTGTCATTCGCAATGTGGAGCCCGTTTCCTAGACGCTGTTATGCCACTTCTTATCGTATGACTCTTTGGTCTCTCATCCGCTCACGAGTTTCAGTGCGCTGTTGATACGTGGCCGCTAACGAAATTCCCATTCTGCAGGAAGGAGACGAGACGCTGACGCGAGCGAATCACTCGCGTTTTGCAAAACCGTAGGCGCAACAACACAATGATCATCTACGTGTGGTCCGTGTTGTCCGCTGAGTCAAAATAACCACCACAAATTATGGCCAAGTAATTGTTCAGGAGATGGTAAACGTTAAAAGAAAAGTATCGTGCTTCGGTGATATCGGGGAAGTAAAGCTTTAGTCATTTGTAAATTTCCTACCGCGCTGGTTCAGTGGATATGCCGCGTCGCTGCTAATACCGAAGTCACGCGTTCGAATCCCAGTACCAGCAGACCCGCCACTTTGTGGAGAGAATGTATTAACGAGGCTGGCGTGCCGAGATTTCTGCGCGCCTTAAAGAACCACAGGCGGTCACAATTTATCCGCAGCAGCCCACTAAGTGCTATACTTTTATAAAGCCCATGTAGCATTTGGACAAtgttttcccttttcttttttttccaagtcAAATCTTTATTTCGAGAATCAAATGTCAGAGGACACAGGCTTGTCAAAGGACTGTGCCCATAGACGTGGCAAGTGGGGCATACGCATTACACCTGATAAGTGAATCTCTATCTGCATAATATCTTTCTGAAAAGTTTTTCGTTGTAATCATATTTCACTTGCATACCTCGCAGAGGTATAAATTGGCATGAGGCAAGCGCATCCTTGCCTATATCGCGCAACCAATGCCTGTGTCACTAGCTTGTCACCTCTTTAAGTAGCAATACTGTCCCAAACGAGTCTTTGTGACCAGGCATCTCCACAAATCGGACTACGACATTCGCTTCTTGCAACGTTCCACCAATCGATACCTCCGCTAGACACAATAAATTAcagcgatgatgatgacgatcagTAAGTTCTCCTTAGAAACTGGTTGTTTGAGGTTACGGGAGCCACCAAAACCCAGCATACTATTGGGGGTTCTCATACAACTTTACAATCAATGAATATGTATTAATTTCCTCTCGTTGCACGCTACGATGAGATAAACGCACAATTACTCCATCCTGCAGGCCTGTACCAAATATTATTCGACGTGATACTGGTTCTTCTCTGCTTAAGCGCATCAATATTTCAAACATTATTTGTTTATGTTTACATTTCAGCGGCAATATTTACCGTTTCACTACTGTCTTTACACCGTGAATCTTCCTGAAGGCTACCCCATTTTTATATGCTCTTCAATGTACTTTTTCACATTCAAATAAGTGTAGTCGGGAGTATTATTGCGTGGTACGCACAGGCCTTCTTGTTCTTCAAACCTCATTTTATGGCTTTGTGTTCTTGTGCATCATGCATTTGCACTGAATAGAAGTGCGATGCCCCTAGAGTTATCTTTGAAAACCTCCTTTTTGATctatttctttctcattttataAATTATTTATTACCGATTTTCTCTAAGGAATGATCGCACTGCGCCTAAGTTAACGGGAAGCGCGGCACCGTGAGAGAAGTGGTCATCGCTTTTCAGTGACACTCCGCGCTGTTTAAAGAAGCACTTGAATTACAATTtcgactttcttttttattgcactaaataAAGGTTGCTGACATAGAAACGCTAGAAAAATGCTGGCGGGTTTTTGAGCTCGTTGCAAAACTTTACTATCTTTACTTTTCCATGAACATGTATTGGTTTCGTTTCCCTCGAAGTTGATGTATCATAGCGTCACGGTGCAGAAAATGATCAAGTGGGGCAGAGTATCGGGTCCTTTAGCACTGGGTCCCCCTCGCTCTGTCGATACATTGAGCCGCCCAACAAGTAGCAGCAGAGCAGATGTCCGAACGAGCCAGACCAAGTGCCAGAGCTTCCCGCTGCTACGTGTATAGACGGCGAATCACAAACAAGCAAATTTTCAACATTGAGACACTCAGGGAGCAATATGACACTCTTTATTTTTAGTGGGGAGATATTTTGACACAAAGGCGTCATATGCAAACAAAACATAgctggtaaaagaaaaaaatgaaagctagTGCCTTCAGCTAATTTGCCTACTCAGGCCAGCCCACTTTGCTTCAGAAAGTCGTCTAGAGCCTCCTTCAGTCCACGGCGATATGCACTTAAGGACAAGTTTTGCTCTTTTAGAACTAACAGAATTCCTCTCTTTAACGCGAACGTCGTTTCACACGCAACTCTCTAAAAAAGGGGCCGAAACCGCTTATGGTCCCCTTCTTCGCCTATCCGCCAAAACTGATTTATGCCATTGAATCGAGCCATGTATCAAACTAAAGAGAGCTTGCGTCCCTAAGTTCGGCCCAATGACGAATAATCTGCTCAAAGCGATGTTTCTATTAGTAATCTGGTGACATTATTTAAGGCACATGACAGTTCACACATCCTTCTCGGTAAAACCTGAATAATACACTAAGGTCACAATTCCACCACCACATAAAATCCTAAAAAGAACACTTCCATTTAAGGCAAACTTGCTGGTCGTAATGCCCCTAACTTCTTATATGGCCACTAACCGTGATGGCGTCATCATTAATTTGAGCATTCATATAAGGCACAAACCAATTTTCAGAGTACTTCGGGAGGAAAGGAAATGATTTTTCACTTAGAGGTCAGTGCTTATACCTATTCCGCATTTTCATCATATCATCGAAAGTCGGCTTGTGCCAATCTtcgtgatcatcatcataatcagtaAGTTATTGGCCAACCCCCCATAGTGGGCATATGCCTCTGGCTTTGAGGTCGTCTTCATTCATCATCCTCAGCATATAGTTTTATGAGGAAGAAGAAGAATTATCCTTGAGGGCGCCGACCAGCTGAGTCACCGCAAGACAGGCATAGATTGTAGATTATTCAACATCTCCTTGGGCGTATCCATGGGCAACATCTTCAGCAGAGACACCGAGGACACGACCACACACCTAATGGGCAAGGACAGGCGCCTGATCTGTGACTCGTGGCACGCTTTCATAGCAGAGCGTGAAGATTACGCCGTCATCCTGTTCATCTCGCTCTTTGTCAAGCACCCCGAATACCAGCAGCTGTTCAAAAAGTTCCGGGCGAATAATCTCACCGCTCTGAAAAAGGACCCGAAGTTCAGGTGGGTAACTCCCTCATTAGGCGCAAGCAAATATCCCGACACGAGGTCAAACCCGATAGCCGAGACATAACCAGAATAACCAGAAAACTCGTCAGCTTGCATCAACGCCACAAAGGACACTGCAATAGAACGAGAAAAGAGAGCGCGGGTAGAGGCAACAGAGCTCCATAACGTTCATGTCCACGCGCCTCTTGGCGTTATTTAGGCGAAAACACCACCGTTTGCCTGTTCAAAATCTGGCCACACATACTGGAGCGTATGCGTGACAGCAGGAAGCCGACGGCTCTAACGATAGATGATTACGGTGATCGCACGACGAAATAATTTTTTGTACTCCGTTGAAGAAACGTTGCCACTTCTTCAGTTACATCCTGGCCCAATCTCGATGCGATGTAACAAAGTCTCAAAGATTTAGCTGCAAAGAGGATGAGCGGGAGGAAATGGCGCATCTTGGCTTTTATAATCATCTTGTTATTGTGCGACGAGGCGAACGTGAGGGAGTGGGGTAAGATTGCCTATCGCTCTCGCATTTCGTACTCTAATTTTTAGCCAAATAGAAACTGTCGCGAGCATACGGGCTTTAGCTTGTGCTATGTGACGAACAGCACGCGTCAGTTGTCACAAAATCTTACTTCGCATTGTCACCATTAAGCGTGCCTGCAAGCGTCCCTAATGCTATAGCATCGGGTTGTTATGCTGAGTATCCCAGGTTCGAACACACCA
Proteins encoded in this region:
- the LOC142563189 gene encoding globin-like, coding for MGNIFSRDTEDTTTHLMGKDRRLICDSWHAFIAEREDYAVILFISLFVKHPEYQQLFKKFRANNLTALKKDPKFRAHASAVGRQITLMVDSLDTPRTLLDIIVKNAELHRRPGGVAPEHFVELGRVIIDVLRANQE